Proteins from one Primulina huaijiensis isolate GDHJ02 chromosome 18, ASM1229523v2, whole genome shotgun sequence genomic window:
- the LOC140964735 gene encoding 1-aminocyclopropane-1-carboxylate oxidase 3, which translates to MATFPVVNMENLNGEERPATMEIIKDACENWGFFELVNHGIAHELLDTVERLTKEHYKKTMEQRFKEMVASKGLDSVQSEITDLDWESTFFLRHLPTSNISEIPDLEDEYRKVMKEFAAQLEKLAEQLLDLLCENLGLEKGYLKKAFYGSKGPTFGTKVSNYPPCPKPDLIKGLRAHTDAGGIILLFQDDKVSGLQLLKGDEWVDVPPMRHSIVINIGDQLEVITNGKYKSVLHRVIAQTDGTRMSIASFYNPGSDAVIYPAPALVEKEESKDLYPKFVFEDYMKLYVGVKFEAKEPRFEAFKNMENTAKLDPIATA; encoded by the exons ATGGCAACTTTCCCAGTGGTTAACATGGAGAATCTCAATGGAGAAGAGAGGCCTGCAACGATGGAGATCATAAAAGATGCCTGTGAAAACTGGGGTTTCTTTGAG TTGGTGAATCATGGGATTGCTCATGAGCTTTTGGACACGGTGGAGAGGCTGACAAAGGAGCACTACAAGAAAACTATGGAACAGAGATTTAAGGAAATGGTAGCGAGTAAAGGGCTGGACTCTGTTCAGTCTGAAATCACTGATTTGGACTGGGAAAGCACTTTCTTCTTGCGCCATCTTCCTACCTCAAACATTTCAGAAATCCCTGATCTTGAAGATGAATACAG GAAAGTTATGAAGGAATTTGCAGCCCAACTGGAGAAGCTGGCAGAGCAGCTCCTTGATTTGCTGTGTGAGAATCTTGGGCTTGAGAAGGGTTATCTGAAAAAGGCATTCTATGGATCCAAGGGCCCAACCTTTGGCACGAAGGTTAGCAACTACCCACCATGCCCCAAGCCAGACCTGATCAAGGGTCTCCGAGCCCACACAGACGCCGGTGGCATCATACTTCTCTTCCAAGATGATAAGGTCAGCGGGCTTCAGCTACTCAAAGGTGACGAATGGGTTGACGTTCCGCCAATGCGCCATTCCATTGTCATCAACATTGGTGACCAGCTTGAG GTGATAACAAATGGAAAATACAAGAGCGTGCTGCACCGAGTGATCGCACAGACAGATGGAACTAGAATGTCTATTGCATCATTCTACAATCCAGGAAGTGATGCTGTGATCTATCCGGCACCAGCATTGGTTGAGAAGGAAGAGAGCAAAGATCTGTACCCGAAATTCGTTTTCGAGGATTACATGAAGCTATATGTAGGAGTCAAGTTCGAAGCCAAGGAGCCAAGATTTGAAGCCTTCAAGAACATGGAAAACACGGCTAAATTGGATCCAATTGCAACTGCTTAA
- the LOC140964512 gene encoding protein CLMP1-like: MGKSGSRKKKSTGNQTQSQYQVSGGDSSSPPPVANGGVNLDSSAYLKRAHELKEEGNRRFQAKDYLGALQQYENALKLTPKTSPDRAVFHSNRAACLIQMKPIDYDAVISECTSALQVQPRYTRALLRRARAFEAIGKYEMAILDVRELLVVDANNHDALEIAERLRMASRPRTEAQQDLQSRPSPAALGASAVRGAPVSGLGPSLPARPLSKKPSHSAAGPALPSNNKSEKLYPIPPIVNDGETKIQFPKVVLKPSNGSSRSNTDGSKDNQKEKLLGQPNSLPLYEQSAHSTNRWRPLKLVYDHDVRLAQMPVNCSFKELRNVVGKRFPMSKAVLIKYMDNDGDLVTITCTSELKMAESCVDDLILKEIDADKVESIGLLRLHIVEVSPEQEPPLLEEDEEKPLENEGDRGDDDVSQISLTDRAGKLVDAEIDKPEKFSRKEKSRAPEDLDYKEVEIDDWLFEFAQLFRTHVGIDPDAHIDLHELGMEQCSEALEEMVTSEEAQSLFDKAAMKFQEVAALAFFNWGNVHMCAARKKMPTDDSSGKEIMATQLQTAYDWVREKYSLAKEKYEEALLIKPDFYEGLLALGQQQFEMAKLHWSFILAKKDDLSKLDPTEIISLFDSAEERMKAAAEMWEKLEEQRAEESKYPIANKKDELSKRWKKQGSGAEGDTSGIGGREEISPEDAAEQASVMRSQIHLFWGNMLFERSQVECKLGLSGWEKNLDVAMERFKLAGASEADISTVVRNHCSKEAAAEVPDSSANNSIL, encoded by the coding sequence ATGGGGAAGTCTGGGAGTAGGAAAAAGAAGAGCACTGGAAACCAAACCCAGAGCCAGTACCAAGTTTCTGGAGGGGATAGCTCATCCCCTCCTCCCGTTGCTAACGGTGGTGTTAATTTAGATTCATCGGCTTACTTAAAAAGAGCCCATGAGCTTAAGGAAGAGGGTAATAGGAGGTTTCAGGCCAAGGACTATTTAGGTGCCCTCCAGCAATATGAAAATGCCCTTAAACTTACCCCTAAAACAAGTCCGGATCGAGCAGTCTTTCACAGTAACCGAGCGGCGTGCTTGATTCAAATGAAACCTATTGACTATGATGCTGTCATATCAGAGTGTACTTCGGCGCTTCAGGTACAGCCCCGGTATACCCGAGCTCTTCTAAGGAGAGCTCGTGCATTTGAGGCGATAGGGAAATATGAAATGGCCATACTGGATGTGCGAGAACTTTTAGTTGTGGATGCCAATAACCATGATGCTTTGGAGATTGCTGAAAGATTGAGGATGGCGTCCAGACCTCGCACAGAAGCCCAGCAGGACCTCCAAAGCCGCCCATCGCCAGCTGCCTTAGGTGCCTCTGCGGTTCGCGGGGCCCCAGTTTCTGGCCTCGGTCCTTCCTTGCCAGCTAGACCTTTGTCTAAGAAGCCATCACATTCAGCTGCAGGACCAGCTCTACCATCTAATAATAAGTCAGAAAAGCTTTATCCAATTCCGCCCATTGTTAATGATGGAGAGACCAAAATCCAGTTTCCAAAAGTTGTCTTGAAGCCTTCAAATGGTTCTTCGAGATCCAATACTGATGGTAGCAAGGATAACCAGAAGGAAAAGTTGCTTGGTCAACCAAATTCGCTTCCACTTTATGAGCAATCTGCACACTCTACAAACCGATGGAGACCGTTGAAACTTGTTTATGATCATGACGTAAGGCTTGCACAAATGCCAGTGAATTGCAGTTTCAAAGAATTGAGAAATGTGGTTGGCAAACGTTTCCCTATGTCAAAAGCTGTCCTGATAAAATACATGGACAATGATGGTGACTTAGTGACTATAACATGTACCTCAGAACTTAAAATGGCTGAATCATGTGTCGATGACCTTATTCTGAAAGAGATTGATGCTGATAAAGTAGAATCTATTGGTCTATTGAGGTTGCATATTGTTGAAGTGAGTCCTGAGCAAGAGCCACCTCTactagaagaagatgaagagaagCCTCTTGAGAATGAGGGGGATAGGGGAGATGATGATGTGTCACAAATCTCACTGACTGATCGTGCAGGAAAACTTGTGGATGCTGAGATTGATAAACCAGAAAAATTTTCTCGAAAAGAAAAATCTCGAGCACCAGAAGACCTCGATTATAAGGAGGTGGAGATAGATGATTGGCTATTCGAGTTTGCACAGCTCTTTCGGACCCATGTCGGTATTGACCCTGATGCTCATATTGATCTGCATGAGCTTGGTATGGAACAATGTTCCGAAGCACTTGAGGAAATGGTGACTAGTGAAGAGGCTCAAAGCCTTTTTGACAAGGCAGCAATGAAGTTTCAGGAGGTGGCTGCTCTTGCCTTCTTTAACTGGGGAAATGTTCATATGTGTGCAGCGAGGAAAAAAATGCCAACAGATGATTCGTCTGGTAAAGAGATAATGGCCACACAGCTTCAAACTGCATATGATTGGGTAAGAGAGAAGTATTCTCTTGCCAAAGAGAAATACGAGGAGGCTCTATTGATCAAACCGGATTTTTACGAAGGGTTGTTGGCTCTGGGACAGCAGCAATTTGAAATGGCGAAACTTCATTGGTCATTCATACTAGCAAAGAAAGATGACTTGTCCAAGTTGGATCCGACTGAAATTATTAGCCTTTTTGATAGTGCAGAAGAAAGAATGAAGGCTGCAGCTGAGATGTGGGAGAAGCTGGAGGAACAGAGGGCTGAAGAGTCCAAATATCCTATTGCGAACAAGAAGGATGAACTTTCAAAAAGATGGAAGAAACAGGGTAGTGGTGCAGAAGGTGATACCTCAGGCATAGGGGGTCGAGAGGAAATTTCTCCAGAAGATGCAGCAGAGCAAGCTTCAGTGATGAGATCTCAGATTCATCTATTCTGGGGTAATATGCTTTTTGAGAGGTCCCAAGTAGAATGTAAATTGGGCTTGTCTGGTTGGGAGAAAAATCTTGATGTTGCAATGGAGCGTTTCAAACTTGCCGGAGCTTCTGAAGCTGACATTTCGACGGTTGTGAGAAATCACTGTTCTAAAGAAGCTGCTGCAGAAGTGCCCGATTCTTCAGCAAATAACAGCATTCTGTAA
- the LOC140964111 gene encoding uncharacterized protein yields MAKMILMVVVLCLMALVQCHVPVTAIDCGTILESMFPCSTYLSNYLPLMPGIQCCNGASTVARAGDMDSLCQCLRLSPLNPVFLPAKAQKLPNLCNLSGFLPLVKCLLPSRNLVPIPKVIPTPPGA; encoded by the exons ATGGCGAAAATGATTTTAATGGTGGTGGTGTTGTGTTTAATGGCTCTAGTTCAGTGCCATGTACCTGTGACTGCGATTGACTGCGGAACGATTCTAGAAAGCATGTTTCCTTGTTCGACATATCTCAGCAATTACCTTCCTCTCATGCCCGGAATTCAGTGTTGCAATGGTGCCAGTACCGTTGCTAGAGCTGGAGATATGGATAGTTTATGCCAGTGTTTAAGATTAAGCCCGTTGAATCCTGTATTCTTACCTGCTAAAGCTCAGAAACTTCCGAATCTATGCAATCTTTCGGGCTTCCTACCCCTTGTCAAGTGCCT CCTACCATCAAGAAATCTTGTTCCGATTCCAAAGGTGATTCCTACTCCACCGGGGGCATAA
- the LOC140964634 gene encoding non-specific lipid-transfer protein-like, producing MERSSFWWLAALVALISVMFGRLTAEIQCNDVVAHVVPCETFLLSGDATPSAACCRAVRSLYKIATKSHADRKAICRCFKDTARSFPVNLAKAQQLPKLCKVPERVAIDPNVDCNR from the coding sequence ATGGAACGGAGTAGTTTTTGGTGGCTGGCGGCTTTGGTGGCTTTAATCTCGGTGATGTTTGGCCGTCTCACAGCGGAGATTCAGTGTAACGACGTGGTGGCTCATGTGGTTCCATGTGAGACGTTCCTGCTGAGTGGGGATGCTACACCGAGTGCCGCGTGCTGTAGAGCCGTACGGTCCCTGTACAAGATCGCCACCAAGTCTCATGCAGACCGGAAAGCCATTTGCCGGTGTTTCAAGGACACAGCGAGGTCTTTCCCCGTTAATCTTGCCAAAGCCCAGCAACTTCCGAAGCTCTGCAAAGTCCCAGAACGCGTGGCAATCGACCCTAATGTCGACTGCAACAGGTAA
- the LOC140964010 gene encoding non-specific lipid-transfer protein A-like has product MAYNSGVFTGILLVLSMVVATMPGLAQAVSCAEALEFLIPCQPFLTGIGDISVPCCQGAQALSQASSTQADRRSVCQCLKQAASSTVNLNMDRAKQLPQLCSVNVPVPVQLDVNCDVIPVSVGMNRYKNTGKRP; this is encoded by the exons ATGGCTTACAATTCCGGTGTATTTACTGGTATACTACTGGTTTTGTCCATGGTGGTAGCGACCATGCCAGGTCTAGCACAGGCCGTATCTTGTGCAGAAGCTCTAGAATTTCTGATACCATGTCAGCCATTTCTGACGGGAATCGGTGACATCAGTGTTCCCTGTTGCCAAGGCGCTCAGGCATTGTCGCAAGCTTCTTCTACCCAAGCAGATCGCCGATCTGTTTGCCAGTGCCTTAAGCAAGCTGCTTCGTCGACTGTAAACCTTAACATGGACAGAGCGAAGCAGCTTCCTCAGCTGTGCAGTGTCAACGTTCCCGTTCCCGTTCAACTCGACGTAAATTGCGACGT GATCCCTGTCAGCGTTGGAATGAACCGGTACAAGAACACGGGGAAAAGGCCTTGA
- the LOC140965145 gene encoding EH domain-containing protein 1-like, which translates to MEISPLTMNSYSMENRKMYQTWFNIADSDGDGRLTGKDAIEFFAMSNLSKAELKQVWAIADSKRQGFLGLKEFITSMQLLSLAQEGHELTSNLLKDADHLEILSPPSMEGLDTFVEKNKVPISNDHSEINGSTKPQTTSAKSLFSKKSKNKSITSFAAITSVVDGLKMLYNEKLKPLEATYLFNDFVSPALTSSDFDAKPMVMLLGQYSTGKTTFIKHLLQCNYPGAHIGPEPTTDKFIVVMSGPDERNIPGNSVAVHADMPFTGLTNFGGSFLSKFECAQMPHPLLEHITLVDTPGVLSGEKQRTQRSYDFTGVISWFAAKCDLILLLFDPHKLDISDEFKRVISSLRGHDDKIRVVLNKADQVDTQQLMRVYGALMWSLGKVLNTPEVTRVYIGSFDQKPVNEAAVGPVGKELFEKEQDDLLQDLIDIPKKACDRRINEFVKRARAVKIHAYIISHLKKEMPALMGKSKTQKKLIANLDNVFAKVQREFHLPEGDFPDVDQFKEVLARYNMDEFEKLKPKMIQTVDEMLGYGIPELLKNLRNLND; encoded by the exons ATGGAAATCTCACCACTTACAATGAACTCGTATTCTATGGAGAACCGGAAAATGTATCAAACTTGGTTCAATATCGCCGATTCTG ATGGCGATGGCCGTTTGACCGGGAAGGATGCCATTGAATTTTTCGCTATGTCCAATTTATCGAAGGCTGAACTCAAGCAG GTTTGGGCAATTGCTGATTCAAAAAGACAAGGATTTCTAGGATTGAAGGAATTCATCACATCAATGCAG CTGCTATCTCTGGCACAAGAAGGACATGAACTGACCTCAAATCTCCTGAAGGACGCAG ACCATCTGGAAATATTGAGTCCTCCATCTATGGAAGGTTTGGATACCTTTGTTGAA AAGAATAAAGTTCCAATATCAAATGACCATTCTGAAATTAAtg GAAGTACTAAGCCGCAGACAACTTCTGCTAAGAGTTTGTTTAGCAAGAAGTCTAAAAACAAG AGCATCACCTCATTTGCAGCCATTACTTCGGTTGTTGATGGTTTGAAGATGTTATACAACGAAAAGTTGAAGCCACTAGAAGCAACCTATCTCTTTAATGATTTTGTATCTCCTGCCTTG ACAAGTAGTGATTTTGATGCCAAACCAATGGTTATGCTTTTGGGTCAGTACTCAACTGGAAAAACCACATTCATAAAACACTTGCTCCAATGTAACTATCCAG GTGCTCATATTGGACCTGAGCCAACCACCGATAAATTCATTGTTGTCATG TCTGGGCCAGATGAACGGAACATTCCTGGCAATAGTGTTGCTGTTCATGCAGACATGCCGTTTACTGGATTGACAAATTTTGGTGGATCTTTTTTGTCTAAATTCGAGTGTGCTCAAATGCCACATCCC TTACTTGAACACATCACACTTGTTGACACTCCTGGGGTTCTATCTGGCGAGAAACAACGGACCCAAAGGAGCTATGATTTCACAGGTGTAATATCATGGTTTGCCGCAAAATGCGATCTAATTCTCCTTTTGTTTGACCCTCATAAACTCGACATAAGCGATGAATTCAAGCGGGTGATTTCATCGTTGCGTGGACATGATGACAAGATACGTGTCGTCCTGAATAAAGCAGATCAAGTTGACACTCAACAG TTGATGAGAGTTTATGGGGCACTAATGTGGTCACTTGGGAAAGTTTTGAACACTCCAGAGGTGACGCGTGTCTATATAGG GTCATTCGACCAAAAGCCTGTGAATGAAGCAGCCGTGGGACCAGTGGGGAAGGAACTATTTGAAAAAGAGCAAGATGACCTCCTGCAAGACTTGATAGACATCCCCAAAAAGGCTTGTGATCGCCGG ATCAATGAATTTGTCAAACGTGCTAGAGCCGTCAAGATCCATGCCTATATAATCAGCCATCTCAAGAAAGAAATGCCTGCTTTAATGGGCAAATCAAAAACTCAGAAGAAACTTATTGCTAATCTAGATAACGTATTTGCAAAG GTCCAGCGAGAATTTCATCTTCCTGAGGGAGACTTTCCTGATGTGGATCAGTTTAAGGAGGTCTTGGCTCGTTATAACATGGATGAATTTGAGAAACTGAAGCCTAAAATGATTCAGACCGTTGACGAAATGCTTGGCTATGGCATCCCGgaattattgaaaaatttaaGGAACCTGAATGATTGA
- the LOC140964789 gene encoding uncharacterized protein, whose protein sequence is MKKLYRRGTVHPTPAAVSDQVLSFLPAAILTLTAALSLEEREVLAYLISYSSANFSDTHHKKIPSASGNSKGAAGDHPPYFNCYCFWCYMSYWVKWDSSPNRQLIHEIIDAFEDSERKKEKNKKERRKVKSIKRDIILELQESNKSELSLTNQDINFLYSNSEAENDTTGGGGCDDEEEVAEKGSFRRFMSFLGDRIWG, encoded by the coding sequence ATGAAGAAACTCTACAGGAGAGGCACCGTGCATCCAACGCCGGCGGCGGTTTCGGACCAGGTGCTTTCGTTTTTGCCGGCGGCGATATTGACTTTGACGGCCGCTTTATCTCTTGAGGAGAGGGAAGTTCTGGCGTATCTTATCTCTTACTCCTCCGCTAACTTTTCCGACACCCACCACAAGAAAATTCCCTCCGCATCTGGAAATTCCAAGGGCGCGGCGGGAGACCACCCTCCGTACTTCAACTGCTACTGCTTTTGGTGTTACATGAGCTACTGGGTGAAGTGGGATTCTTCTCCCAATCGTCAGCTGATACACGAGATAATAGATGCTTTTGAAGACAGCGAGAGGAAGAAGGAGAAGAACAAGAAGGAGAGAAGGAAGGTTAAAAGCATCAAAAGAGACATTATACTTGAATTACAGGAGTCCAACAAGTCTGAGCTGAGTTTGACCAATCAAGATATTAACTTTCTCTATTCGAACTCAGAAGCTGAGAATGATACTACCGGCGGAGGCGGATGCGACGATGAGGAGGAAGTGGCGGAGAAAGGGTCGTTCAGGAGGTTTATGAGTTTTCTTGGAGACAGGATTTGGGGATAA